Proteins from a genomic interval of Nitrospira sp.:
- a CDS encoding SpoIIE family protein phosphatase: MNPDTLSKPAVSPAVATVLLVDDEPVSRLSMAARLKRMGLRVLEAGNGKEGLAILRRERPDLTILDWVMPGMDGPTVCEQVRQDPDILSSQLILMTSHDQPEQIAEGLARGADDFLSKAASKQEILARVQSSLRAASLVRSIESARDELRAKQDELERELRSAADYIHSLLPAAGNATPGIRMSWIYRPSLALGGDLFNFSTWDDQSAYFYILDASGHGVSPALRAASFATFLRAENLRHCIRQNDPAAMLVEANRRYPLTEDGSYFTIWIGSFDRTTHQLRYATAGHGGALMQRRDGSIEWLTHAHLPLGFEPDSAYELTTVQIADGDRVILMSDGIYEAPAPTGELWGTTRLETTLMAHRSAPLGEALPALMAEAERWHGSPVFPDDAALLGLEFRL; encoded by the coding sequence ATGAATCCTGATACCCTTTCGAAACCCGCTGTGTCTCCGGCTGTCGCCACCGTGCTCCTGGTGGATGACGAGCCGGTCAGCCGTTTGAGTATGGCCGCACGCCTGAAGCGGATGGGACTTCGCGTCCTCGAAGCCGGCAATGGAAAGGAGGGGCTCGCCATTCTTCGGCGTGAGCGTCCGGATCTGACGATCCTGGACTGGGTCATGCCGGGAATGGATGGACCCACGGTCTGCGAGCAGGTCCGGCAAGACCCCGACATTCTGTCCAGTCAACTCATCCTCATGACCTCCCACGACCAACCGGAACAAATCGCCGAGGGTTTGGCGCGGGGGGCCGACGACTTCCTCAGCAAAGCCGCCAGTAAGCAGGAGATCCTGGCCCGCGTGCAGTCCAGTCTCCGCGCCGCCTCGCTGGTCCGCAGCATTGAAAGCGCGCGTGATGAGCTGCGCGCCAAGCAGGACGAGCTGGAGCGCGAACTCCGGTCAGCCGCAGACTACATCCACTCCCTGCTTCCGGCAGCCGGCAACGCCACGCCCGGTATCCGCATGTCCTGGATCTATCGCCCCTCGCTGGCCTTGGGAGGAGACCTCTTTAACTTTTCCACATGGGACGATCAGTCGGCCTACTTTTACATCCTGGATGCCTCCGGTCACGGCGTATCTCCCGCGTTGCGCGCCGCCTCCTTCGCCACGTTCCTGAGAGCCGAAAATCTCCGGCATTGCATCAGGCAGAACGATCCAGCGGCGATGCTGGTTGAAGCCAATCGACGGTATCCCCTGACCGAAGACGGCAGCTACTTTACGATCTGGATCGGATCCTTCGATCGAACCACCCATCAGCTGCGCTACGCGACGGCCGGTCATGGCGGCGCGCTCATGCAACGGCGGGACGGCAGCATCGAATGGCTGACCCACGCCCACCTTCCCCTGGGATTTGAACCGGACAGCGCCTACGAGCTCACGACCGTCCAGATTGCGGATGGAGATCGCGTGATTCTGATGAGCGACGGGATCTACGAAGCGCCTGCGCCTACGGGAGAACTCTGGGGAACCACGCGTTTGGAGACCACTCTTATGGCACATCGGTCCGCACCACTCGGGGAGGCGCTGCCGGCGCTCATGGCGGAAGCCGAACGCTGGCATGGGTCTCCGGTCTTTCCCGACGATGCCGCGTTGCTGGGATTGGAGTTCCGGCTATGA
- a CDS encoding STAS domain-containing protein, which produces MMQIKERPIPNAVILDLNGDLTYAHRDVFKAAVETLRQKGCRHVILNMAEVRFVDSSGLGLLALVSQNFKLNQGKVSMLRPQSYVREILGLANIPKLIPVFDNEQDAVNGKAQAA; this is translated from the coding sequence ATGATGCAGATTAAAGAACGACCGATTCCCAACGCCGTGATCCTCGACCTGAACGGAGATCTGACCTACGCCCATCGTGACGTGTTCAAAGCCGCCGTGGAGACCTTGCGCCAAAAAGGCTGCCGCCATGTCATTCTGAATATGGCCGAGGTGCGGTTCGTCGATAGCTCGGGCCTGGGCCTGCTGGCGCTGGTCTCCCAGAACTTCAAGCTCAATCAGGGCAAAGTCAGCATGCTCAGACCCCAGAGCTATGTGCGGGAAATTCTGGGACTGGCCAATATCCCGAAGCTGATTCCGGTGTTCGATAACGAACAGGATGCGGTGAACGGGAAAGCCCAGGCCGCGTAG
- a CDS encoding STAS domain-containing protein codes for MQIVHRSYRNADVLDITGQFNFGTRKDFSAAIEKVKTCAHVILNFKSVTFVDSAAIGLLALAAQQFKSSNRSLSLVGAQGTVKQVLNLAHIEQMIPTFASEDAALSKKAA; via the coding sequence ATGCAGATCGTGCATCGTTCCTATCGCAATGCCGATGTCCTCGACATCACCGGGCAGTTCAATTTCGGAACCCGGAAAGATTTCTCTGCCGCAATCGAGAAGGTGAAAACGTGCGCGCATGTCATTCTGAATTTCAAAAGCGTTACGTTTGTCGACAGTGCCGCGATCGGACTGCTCGCGCTGGCTGCACAGCAATTCAAAAGCTCCAACCGGAGCTTGTCCTTGGTCGGCGCGCAAGGAACAGTGAAACAAGTGTTGAACCTGGCCCATATCGAGCAAATGATTCCAACCTTTGCGAGTGAAGACGCCGCGCTGAGCAAAAAAGCCGCCTAA
- a CDS encoding chemotaxis response regulator protein-glutamate methylesterase, whose translation MAKIRVLNVDDSALMRQVLALLLSKDPDIEVVGSAPDPYIAREKIKALNPDVITLDVEMPKMDGLTFLEKLMRGRPMPVVMVSSLTEAGCQTTLRALELGAVDYITKPKLDLREGMGQIAEDLIEKVKAAAMAKLRKPVNGQSSIVNRPLSLALSPGGRGVGEGAMIKTTDTIIAIGSSTGGTEAVKEVLEVLPPNTPPILITQHMPEHFTKTWADRMNQICRISVKEAQDGDSVLPGHALIAPGSYHMTLVRNGARYSVRINQDPPVNRHRPSVDVMFDSVARYAGGNAVGVILTGMGGDGAKGMLTMKQAGAYTIAQDEASCVVFGMPKEAIKLGGVDKILPLGDIASAVLTHVSHHS comes from the coding sequence ATGGCCAAGATACGCGTCCTGAATGTCGATGATTCCGCGCTGATGCGCCAAGTCCTGGCGCTGCTGCTGTCGAAAGACCCGGACATCGAAGTGGTGGGCTCAGCTCCGGATCCCTACATTGCGCGCGAAAAGATCAAAGCGCTGAATCCCGACGTGATTACCCTCGACGTGGAAATGCCCAAGATGGACGGGCTCACCTTCTTGGAGAAATTGATGCGGGGCCGGCCCATGCCGGTCGTGATGGTCAGCTCCCTGACAGAGGCCGGATGCCAGACCACGCTCCGGGCCCTGGAACTCGGCGCGGTCGACTATATCACCAAACCCAAGCTCGATCTTCGAGAGGGCATGGGGCAGATTGCAGAGGATTTAATTGAGAAGGTGAAAGCCGCCGCCATGGCCAAGTTGAGGAAACCCGTCAACGGTCAATCGTCAATAGTCAATCGTCCCCTCTCCCTAGCCCTCTCCCCTGGGGGGAGAGGGGTGGGTGAGGGGGCCATGATCAAGACGACCGATACCATTATTGCGATCGGCTCCTCAACCGGCGGAACGGAAGCGGTCAAAGAGGTCCTGGAAGTCCTTCCGCCAAACACGCCTCCCATTCTGATCACCCAACATATGCCTGAGCACTTCACCAAAACATGGGCCGACCGGATGAACCAGATTTGCCGGATCTCGGTCAAAGAAGCGCAGGATGGGGATAGCGTACTCCCGGGCCATGCCCTGATCGCCCCGGGCAGTTATCACATGACGCTGGTGCGCAACGGCGCCCGCTATTCCGTGCGCATCAATCAAGACCCGCCGGTCAATCGGCACCGGCCTTCCGTGGATGTGATGTTCGACTCTGTCGCGCGGTATGCCGGCGGCAACGCCGTCGGGGTCATCCTGACCGGGATGGGCGGGGACGGCGCCAAAGGCATGCTCACGATGAAACAGGCCGGCGCCTATACTATCGCGCAGGATGAAGCGAGTTGTGTGGTCTTTGGAATGCCCAAGGAAGCCATCAAGTTAGGCGGTGTCGACAAGATCCTCCCCCTGGGAGACATCGCCAGTGCCGTGCTGACTCATGTATCTCACCATTCTTAA
- a CDS encoding protein-glutamate O-methyltransferase codes for MDYPISKQEYDRIRTLLYDESGISLGDNKQSLVVSRLSKRLRELEIDSFAAYYDQVTQDDSGGEFTRMLDLLSTNKTDFFREPKHFDYLREQILPTLEREKRIRIWSSACSTGEEPYTIAITLHEAITSPAQWDMGILASDISTRVLAHAAAGLYGEERITTVSPDIARRHLLKGRGKSAGLVKVKPHLSKLITFRRLNLMSDTFPIRSPLDLIFCRNVMIYFDRPTQERLIAKFHRYLKPGGHLFIGHSESLQWIKHEFSTIAPTIYRKGT; via the coding sequence ATGGATTACCCAATCAGCAAACAGGAATACGACCGGATCCGCACGCTGCTCTACGACGAAAGCGGGATCTCGCTCGGGGATAATAAGCAATCCCTCGTCGTCTCCCGCCTGTCCAAACGGCTGCGCGAGCTGGAGATCGACAGCTTCGCGGCCTACTACGACCAGGTGACGCAGGACGACAGCGGCGGCGAATTCACCCGGATGCTGGATCTGCTCTCAACCAACAAGACCGATTTCTTTCGCGAGCCCAAACACTTCGACTATCTCAGAGAGCAGATCCTGCCGACGCTGGAACGAGAGAAACGGATTCGGATCTGGTCCTCGGCCTGTTCAACCGGGGAAGAACCCTACACCATTGCAATCACCCTCCACGAAGCCATCACATCGCCGGCTCAGTGGGATATGGGGATTCTGGCTTCCGACATCTCGACGCGAGTTCTGGCTCACGCCGCCGCAGGACTGTATGGCGAGGAACGAATCACGACCGTCTCGCCGGACATCGCACGAAGGCACTTATTGAAGGGCCGGGGCAAGAGCGCCGGTCTGGTCAAAGTGAAGCCGCACCTCTCCAAGCTCATCACCTTCCGCCGGCTCAATCTGATGAGCGACACGTTCCCTATTCGGTCACCGTTGGATCTAATTTTTTGCCGCAATGTGATGATTTATTTCGACCGCCCGACGCAAGAGCGGCTCATTGCCAAGTTCCACCGCTACTTAAAGCCGGGCGGCCACTTGTTCATCGGACATTCTGAGAGCCTCCAGTGGATCAAGCATGAATTTTCGACCATCGCCCCCACGATTTATCGGAAGGGGACCTAG